A single genomic interval of Streptomyces sp. NBC_00663 harbors:
- a CDS encoding DNA-3-methyladenine glycosylase has translation MIATPDRTPLPREFFDRPVLEVAPDLLGRILVRTTPDGPIALRLTEVEAYDGQSDPGSHAYRGRTARNGVMFGPPGHVYVYFTYGMWFCMNLVCGPDGRASAVLLRAGEVIEGAELARKRRLSARNDKELAKGPARLATALGVDRSLDGTDACTSAETPLRVLTGTPVPSHQVRNGPRTGVSGEGGVHPWRFWIANDPTVSPYRAHTPRRRSS, from the coding sequence ATGATCGCGACCCCCGACCGTACGCCCCTCCCACGCGAGTTCTTCGACCGCCCCGTACTGGAGGTCGCCCCCGACCTCCTGGGCCGCATCCTCGTACGCACCACCCCGGACGGTCCGATCGCCCTCCGCCTCACGGAGGTCGAGGCGTACGACGGCCAGAGCGACCCGGGCTCCCACGCCTATCGCGGCCGCACGGCCCGCAACGGCGTGATGTTCGGTCCGCCCGGGCATGTGTACGTCTACTTCACTTACGGCATGTGGTTCTGCATGAACCTGGTGTGCGGCCCGGACGGCCGGGCGAGCGCGGTCCTGCTCCGCGCCGGCGAGGTCATTGAAGGGGCGGAGCTCGCGCGTAAACGTCGACTCTCGGCCCGAAATGACAAGGAACTGGCCAAAGGGCCCGCCCGTCTGGCCACGGCCCTCGGCGTGGACCGGTCCCTCGACGGCACGGACGCGTGCACCTCCGCCGAGACACCCCTGAGGGTCCTGACCGGCACCCCGGTCCCCTCCCACCAGGTACGCAACGGTCCCCGCACGGGAGTCTCGGGTGAGGGGGGCGTCCACCCCTGGCGCTTCTGGATCGCCAACGACCCCACGGTGAGCCCTTATCGGGCGCATACGCCGAGGCGTCGTTCAAGTTGA
- a CDS encoding YbhB/YbcL family Raf kinase inhibitor-like protein, translated as MTELKRRPLPHDFHPPVPSFTVTSEDIEEGATLKDAQVYAAGNTSPQLRWEGFPDGTKSFAVTCYDPDAPTGSGFWHWVVFDIPVSVTELPVGAGSGKFEGLPEGAVQARNDYGGKEFGGAAPPPGDGPHRYVFTVYAVDQEKLGPDADASPAVVGFNLRFHAIARAQLIGEYENPEQS; from the coding sequence GTGACCGAGCTCAAGCGGCGGCCTCTCCCCCATGACTTCCACCCGCCCGTCCCGTCGTTCACGGTGACGAGCGAGGACATCGAGGAAGGGGCGACGCTCAAGGACGCTCAGGTCTACGCGGCCGGCAACACCTCACCGCAGCTGCGGTGGGAGGGCTTCCCGGACGGGACCAAGAGCTTCGCCGTGACCTGTTACGACCCCGACGCCCCTACGGGCAGCGGGTTCTGGCACTGGGTCGTGTTCGACATCCCCGTCTCGGTGACCGAGCTGCCGGTGGGCGCGGGCAGCGGGAAGTTCGAGGGGCTGCCGGAGGGTGCCGTACAGGCGCGCAACGACTACGGCGGCAAGGAGTTCGGTGGGGCCGCGCCGCCGCCCGGCGACGGGCCGCACCGCTACGTCTTCACGGTGTACGCGGTGGACCAGGAGAAGCTCGGCCCGGATGCCGACGCCTCTCCCGCCGTCGTGGGCTTCAATCTGCGGTTCCACGCGATCGCCCGCGCTCAGCTGATCGGTGAGTACGAGAACCCCGAACAGAGCTGA
- a CDS encoding FecCD family ABC transporter permease — translation MLVDSPPEQRAETAPAPPTRRAIRVLGLLVSVAILVLVALASIAIGAKELSLGQVWHGLFEDSGTYGDVVVTERLWRTLLGLLAGAALGLAGAVLQALTRNPLADPGLLGINAGASAAVVTAMTYFGVTSLSGYVWFAFFGAAAVGALVWFLGGSRGATPVRLALAGTAISAALYGYLQAVMITDEAALGKMRFWTVGSLTSASESTILQVLPFLAGGTLLALALARPLNAMEMGDDTARALGANLNRTRALSMLAAVVLCGAATAACGPIVFVGLMVPHVVRSFTGPDLRWILPYAAILSPVLLLGADVIGRVVARPSELQVGIVTAIIGGPVFIFLVRRRRTAQL, via the coding sequence GTGTTGGTCGACAGTCCTCCCGAACAGCGCGCGGAAACCGCCCCCGCGCCCCCAACCCGCCGGGCGATACGTGTCCTTGGGTTGCTCGTGTCCGTCGCGATCCTGGTGCTCGTCGCGCTGGCGAGCATCGCGATCGGGGCGAAAGAGCTGTCGCTGGGGCAGGTGTGGCACGGCCTGTTCGAGGACTCGGGGACCTACGGCGACGTCGTGGTGACCGAGCGGCTGTGGCGCACCCTGCTGGGGCTGCTGGCCGGGGCCGCGCTCGGGCTCGCCGGGGCCGTCCTCCAGGCGCTCACCCGTAATCCGCTGGCCGACCCGGGACTGCTCGGGATCAACGCGGGCGCCTCCGCGGCGGTCGTCACCGCCATGACGTACTTCGGGGTCACCAGCCTGAGCGGGTACGTGTGGTTCGCGTTCTTCGGCGCGGCCGCGGTCGGGGCGCTGGTCTGGTTCCTCGGTGGCAGTCGGGGGGCGACGCCGGTTCGGCTGGCGCTCGCCGGTACGGCGATCAGCGCCGCGCTCTACGGCTACCTCCAGGCCGTGATGATCACGGACGAGGCGGCGCTGGGCAAGATGCGCTTCTGGACCGTGGGCTCGCTGACCTCGGCGAGCGAGTCGACGATCCTTCAGGTGCTGCCGTTCCTCGCGGGCGGCACGCTCCTCGCCCTGGCGCTCGCCCGGCCGCTGAACGCCATGGAGATGGGCGACGACACGGCACGGGCCCTCGGCGCCAACCTCAACCGGACGCGAGCGCTGTCGATGCTCGCCGCCGTCGTGCTGTGCGGGGCGGCGACCGCGGCCTGCGGGCCGATCGTCTTCGTCGGGCTGATGGTGCCGCATGTCGTGCGCTCCTTCACCGGACCCGACCTGCGCTGGATCCTGCCGTACGCGGCCATCCTGTCGCCCGTGCTGCTGCTCGGCGCCGATGTCATCGGCCGGGTGGTCGCCCGGCCCTCGGAGCTTCAGGTCGGCATCGTCACCGCGATCATCGGCGGCCCGGTCTTCATCTTTCTCGTACGACGGCGGAGGACGGCACAGCTGTGA
- a CDS encoding HNH endonuclease encodes MRDTLVLNASFEPLSTVTLNRAVVLVLQDKAVVEQSHPELRMRGAAVDIPAPRVIRLCRYVRVPFRRQAPWSRRGVLIRDRHRCAYCGRRATTVDHVVPRAQGGQDSWLNTVASCAEDNHRKAARTPEQAGMPLLRQPFEPTPADAMLLSLGADDFQALPEWLALDAA; translated from the coding sequence ATGCGGGACACGCTGGTACTGAACGCGAGCTTCGAGCCGCTGTCGACCGTGACATTGAACCGAGCCGTCGTTCTGGTGCTACAGGACAAGGCCGTGGTCGAGCAGTCCCATCCCGAGCTGCGGATGCGCGGAGCCGCGGTCGACATACCGGCGCCCCGGGTGATCCGGCTGTGCAGGTACGTGAGGGTGCCGTTCCGAAGACAAGCTCCCTGGTCGAGGCGGGGTGTGCTGATCAGGGACCGGCACCGGTGCGCGTACTGCGGGCGCAGGGCGACGACGGTGGACCACGTGGTGCCGCGGGCGCAGGGTGGCCAGGACTCGTGGCTGAACACGGTGGCCTCGTGCGCGGAGGACAATCACCGTAAGGCCGCCCGGACTCCGGAGCAGGCGGGGATGCCGTTGCTCAGGCAGCCGTTCGAGCCGACGCCGGCCGATGCGATGCTGCTGTCGCTGGGGGCCGACGACTTCCAGGCGCTGCCTGAGTGGTTGGCTCTGGACGCCGCGTAA
- a CDS encoding NfeD family protein, producing the protein MNDIDAWVWWLIGAAALGIPLVVTAMPEFGMLAVGAVAGAILAGLGFGVVVQVLAFVIVSVALIGVVRPIAARHSAQRPQLVSGVEALKGKQAVVLERVDGSGGRIKLAGEVWSARALDAGSAYEVGQEVDVVEIEGATAIVI; encoded by the coding sequence GTGAACGACATCGACGCATGGGTGTGGTGGCTCATCGGCGCGGCCGCACTCGGAATCCCCCTCGTGGTGACGGCGATGCCGGAGTTCGGCATGCTCGCGGTGGGCGCCGTCGCCGGCGCGATCCTCGCGGGCCTCGGCTTCGGCGTCGTCGTGCAGGTACTCGCCTTCGTCATCGTCTCGGTCGCCCTCATCGGCGTCGTACGGCCCATCGCCGCCCGGCACAGCGCACAACGGCCCCAACTGGTCTCCGGGGTCGAGGCGTTGAAGGGGAAACAAGCCGTCGTACTGGAACGCGTCGACGGCTCCGGCGGCCGGATCAAGCTCGCCGGAGAGGTCTGGTCGGCCCGCGCTCTCGACGCGGGCAGCGCCTACGAAGTAGGACAAGAAGTGGACGTCGTGGAGATCGAGGGAGCGACCGCGATCGTCATCTGA
- a CDS encoding HAD hydrolase-like protein, with the protein MSQSVRTRPEGSGQALSEAYDTALLDLDGVVYAGGNAIVHAVESLATARAGGMHLAYVTNNALRTPDTVAEHLTELGIPTGADDVITSAQAVARLISEQVPAGSRVLVIGGEGLRVALRERGLVPVESADDDPAAVVQGFGGPDLPWSRFGEASYAVARGVPWFASNTDLTIPSGRGIAPGNGAAVEVVRIATGAEPQVAGKPLPPMHRETILRTGAARPLVVGDRLDTDIEGAFNGEVDSLLVLTGVTDGAQLLAAPPQHRPTYVDADLRGLLTGQPEVVEADGGFRCGGWTATAGGERLELAGDGEALDGLRALCAAAWTAAGDGTCELDGGKALARLGL; encoded by the coding sequence ATGAGCCAGAGCGTCAGGACGAGGCCCGAGGGCAGTGGCCAGGCCCTGAGCGAGGCGTACGACACCGCGCTGCTCGATCTCGATGGTGTGGTGTACGCGGGTGGGAACGCGATCGTGCACGCGGTCGAGTCGCTGGCCACCGCTCGGGCCGGTGGGATGCATCTCGCCTACGTCACCAACAACGCGCTGCGGACGCCCGACACGGTGGCGGAGCATCTGACCGAGCTGGGGATACCGACCGGGGCCGATGACGTCATCACGTCCGCCCAGGCCGTCGCGCGGCTGATCAGTGAGCAGGTGCCGGCCGGTTCGAGGGTCCTCGTGATCGGCGGTGAGGGGCTGCGGGTCGCTCTGCGGGAGCGGGGGCTCGTGCCGGTGGAGTCGGCGGACGACGATCCGGCGGCGGTGGTGCAGGGGTTCGGTGGGCCGGATCTGCCGTGGTCGAGGTTCGGGGAGGCTTCGTACGCCGTCGCGCGCGGGGTGCCCTGGTTCGCGTCCAACACCGATCTGACGATCCCGAGCGGTCGGGGTATCGCGCCGGGCAACGGGGCGGCGGTGGAGGTCGTGCGGATCGCGACCGGGGCGGAGCCGCAGGTGGCGGGGAAGCCGCTGCCGCCGATGCACCGGGAGACGATCCTGCGGACCGGTGCCGCACGCCCGCTGGTGGTGGGGGACCGGCTGGACACGGACATCGAGGGGGCGTTCAACGGAGAGGTCGACTCGCTGCTCGTGCTCACCGGTGTGACGGACGGGGCGCAGCTGCTGGCCGCGCCGCCGCAGCACCGGCCGACGTATGTCGACGCCGATCTGCGGGGGCTGCTGACCGGGCAGCCGGAGGTCGTCGAGGCGGACGGTGGCTTCCGGTGCGGCGGGTGGACCGCCACGGCCGGTGGCGAGCGGCTGGAACTGGCCGGTGACGGGGAGGCGCTGGACGGGCTGCGGGCGCTGTGCGCGGCGGCCTGGACGGCGGCCGGGGACGGGACGTGCGAGCTGGACGGGGGGAAGGCGCTGGCGCGGCTGGGGCTGTGA
- a CDS encoding FecCD family ABC transporter permease, translating into MKTNRAERSPRANRAVRTPGGLSFRLDVRAFVVVLLLLAAALAASVVLIGTGDFPISAGDVLKTLMGDGNAGQEFIVNELRLPRVLVGLLVGASLGLGGALFQAVSRNPLGSPDILGLGQGATAGALTVIVLFSGSAGEVTVGALVGGLGAGLAIYLLAWKQGVHGYRLVLVGIGVSAILTAVNGYLLTKSTITEAAQAVVWMTGSLSGRDWEQVWPLLWLCAVLVPLVLGNARALRMMEMGDDVSYALGVRVERVRALLMVAAVLLTATATAAAGPVSFVALTAPQLARRLTRSPGPNLLPSLCMGAALLVTADWLSQKVFGADQMPVGVVTGVLGGVYLLWLLVTERKAGRI; encoded by the coding sequence GTGAAGACCAACCGTGCCGAGCGCTCCCCTCGCGCCAACCGTGCTGTCAGGACGCCGGGCGGGCTGTCGTTCCGGCTCGACGTCCGGGCCTTTGTCGTCGTACTCCTCCTGCTGGCCGCCGCACTCGCCGCGAGCGTCGTGCTGATCGGTACCGGCGACTTCCCGATCTCGGCCGGGGACGTGCTCAAGACGCTGATGGGCGACGGGAACGCGGGGCAGGAGTTCATCGTCAACGAGCTGCGGCTGCCGCGTGTCCTCGTCGGGCTGCTGGTCGGGGCCTCACTGGGGCTCGGCGGGGCGCTGTTCCAGGCCGTGTCGCGCAACCCGCTGGGCAGTCCGGACATCCTCGGGCTCGGGCAGGGGGCGACGGCCGGGGCGCTCACCGTGATCGTGCTGTTCTCCGGAAGCGCGGGCGAGGTCACCGTCGGAGCACTGGTGGGCGGCCTTGGTGCCGGACTCGCCATCTATCTGCTCGCCTGGAAACAGGGGGTGCACGGATACCGGCTCGTCCTGGTCGGCATCGGCGTGTCCGCGATCCTCACGGCCGTCAACGGCTATCTGCTGACCAAGTCCACCATCACCGAGGCCGCCCAGGCCGTCGTCTGGATGACCGGCTCGCTCAGCGGGCGCGACTGGGAGCAGGTCTGGCCGCTGCTGTGGCTGTGCGCCGTGCTGGTCCCGCTGGTCCTCGGCAACGCGCGGGCGCTCAGGATGATGGAGATGGGCGACGACGTGTCCTACGCCCTCGGCGTGCGCGTCGAGCGGGTGCGGGCGCTGCTGATGGTGGCCGCCGTGCTGCTCACCGCGACCGCGACCGCCGCCGCGGGCCCCGTCAGCTTCGTGGCGCTCACCGCGCCGCAGCTCGCCCGGCGGCTGACCCGCTCACCCGGCCCGAACCTGCTGCCGTCGCTCTGCATGGGCGCGGCCCTGCTGGTCACGGCCGACTGGCTCTCGCAGAAGGTCTTCGGCGCCGACCAGATGCCGGTGGGTGTGGTCACCGGTGTGCTCGGCGGCGTGTATCTGCTGTGGCTGCTGGTCACCGAGCGGAAGGCGGGCCGGATATGA
- a CDS encoding sporulation protein, with amino-acid sequence MAFKKLLASLGAGGASVETVLTEVNVVPGGVVQGEVRIQGGSVNQEIEGLSVGLQAKVEVESGDEEYKQNIEFTKVRLGGAFELQAGAVHAVPFGLEIPWETPITMIDGQALRGMNIGVTTELAIARAVDSGDLDPINVHPLPAQKALLDAFIQLGFRFKNADMERGHIRGTRQKLPFYQEIEFFPPQQYRGLNQVELSFVADQSAMDVVLEMDKKPGLFSEGSDTFRSFQMGLNDYQGTDWAAYLNQWLSEVGSKRNWF; translated from the coding sequence ATGGCGTTCAAGAAGCTGCTCGCGAGCCTGGGTGCCGGCGGTGCTTCGGTCGAGACGGTGCTGACCGAGGTCAACGTCGTGCCGGGTGGTGTCGTCCAGGGTGAGGTGCGGATCCAGGGCGGGTCCGTCAACCAGGAGATCGAGGGGCTGTCGGTCGGTCTTCAGGCCAAGGTCGAGGTCGAGAGCGGCGACGAGGAGTACAAGCAGAACATCGAGTTCACCAAGGTGCGGCTCGGTGGTGCCTTCGAGCTGCAGGCCGGTGCGGTGCACGCGGTGCCGTTCGGGCTCGAGATCCCGTGGGAGACGCCGATCACGATGATCGACGGTCAGGCGCTGCGTGGAATGAACATCGGTGTGACGACCGAGCTGGCGATCGCGCGTGCCGTGGACTCCGGTGACCTGGACCCGATCAACGTGCACCCGCTGCCGGCGCAGAAGGCTCTCCTGGACGCCTTCATCCAGCTGGGCTTCCGCTTCAAGAACGCGGACATGGAGCGCGGTCACATCCGCGGTACGCGGCAGAAGCTGCCGTTCTACCAGGAGATCGAGTTCTTCCCGCCGCAGCAGTACCGGGGGCTGAACCAGGTCGAGCTGAGCTTCGTGGCCGATCAGAGCGCCATGGACGTCGTCCTGGAGATGGACAAGAAGCCGGGGCTGTTCAGCGAGGGCAGCGACACCTTCCGTTCCTTCCAGATGGGGCTCAACGACTACCAGGGCACCGACTGGGCGGCGTACCTCAACCAGTGGCTGTCCGAGGTCGGCAGCAAGCGCAACTGGTTCTAG
- a CDS encoding SPFH domain-containing protein, translating into MEPVIIVLIILVVLVFIALIKTIQVIPQASAAIVERFGRYTRTLNAGLNIVVPFIDTIRNRIDLREQVVPFPPQPVITQDNLVVNIDTVIYYQVTDARAATYEVASYIQAIEQLTVTTLRNIIGGMDLERTLTSREEINAALRGVLDEATGKWGIRVNRVELKAIEPPTSIQDSMEKQMRADRDKRAAILTAEGTRQAAILTAEGEKQSQILRAEGEAKAAALRAEGEAQAVRTVFEAIHAGDPDQKLLSYQYLQMLPKIAEGDANKLWIVPSEIGDALKGLSGAMGNFGSLGGGSGGGGSTGNGGAERREKPPID; encoded by the coding sequence ATGGAACCGGTCATCATCGTTTTGATCATCCTGGTGGTGTTGGTCTTCATCGCCCTGATCAAGACCATCCAAGTCATCCCACAGGCCAGCGCCGCCATCGTCGAGCGCTTCGGCCGTTACACGCGGACACTCAACGCGGGCCTCAACATCGTCGTCCCGTTCATCGACACCATCCGCAACCGCATCGACCTGCGGGAACAGGTCGTCCCGTTCCCGCCCCAGCCCGTGATCACCCAGGACAACCTGGTCGTGAACATCGACACGGTCATCTACTACCAGGTGACGGACGCGCGGGCCGCCACCTACGAAGTCGCCAGCTACATCCAGGCAATTGAACAGCTGACGGTCACCACCCTCCGCAACATCATCGGTGGCATGGACCTGGAGCGGACCCTGACCTCCCGCGAGGAGATCAACGCGGCCCTGCGCGGCGTCCTCGACGAGGCGACGGGCAAGTGGGGCATCCGCGTAAACCGCGTCGAGCTCAAGGCAATTGAGCCGCCCACCTCCATCCAGGACTCGATGGAGAAGCAGATGCGCGCCGACCGTGACAAGCGCGCCGCGATCCTCACGGCGGAAGGCACGCGCCAGGCGGCCATCCTCACCGCCGAGGGCGAGAAGCAGTCCCAGATCCTGCGCGCCGAGGGTGAGGCCAAGGCCGCGGCCCTGCGCGCGGAAGGCGAGGCCCAGGCCGTCCGTACGGTCTTCGAGGCGATCCACGCGGGCGACCCCGACCAGAAGCTGCTGAGCTACCAGTACCTCCAGATGCTCCCCAAGATCGCCGAAGGCGACGCCAACAAGCTCTGGATCGTCCCCAGCGAGATCGGCGACGCCCTCAAGGGCCTGTCCGGCGCCATGGGCAACTTCGGCTCCCTGGGCGGAGGTTCGGGAGGCGGCGGCTCAACGGGCAACGGCGGAGCGGAACGCAGGGAAAAGCCGCCGATCGACTGA
- a CDS encoding DUF1015 domain-containing protein, whose translation MNSAGHSEAMARRGLELTPFRGLRYDPDRVGSLAAVTSPPYDVVVRPDGLFHLQSNDPHNIVRLILPQATTPAARNEQAAATLRRWLADGVLTADPVPGLYVYEQRDGAGLLQRGIIGALRVSDPADQVVLPHEDVMPHVVADRAALMRATSANLEPLLLTYRGNGTAADTTAVVERTAEQEPLLSTTTEDGYSHRLWSVTDPADLARIQSDLAHHQALIADGHHRWATYRRLRAEHPSPSPWDYGLVLLVDTARYPLRVRAIHRLLHGLPVADALASLDGLFRVRRLDVPLSEALDVLADAACAGNAFLLAGDGAFHLMDRPDPRLLARTIPTDRPAAWRTLDATVLHATLLAHIWRVPEDDPTRIAYIHDTAATVRKAERDGGTAVLMHPVREEVVRDLARQGVTMPRKSTSFGPKPASGLVLRALEL comes from the coding sequence ATGAACTCCGCAGGTCACTCGGAAGCAATGGCGCGCCGGGGCCTGGAACTCACCCCGTTCCGAGGCCTTCGTTACGACCCCGACCGGGTCGGCAGCCTGGCCGCCGTGACGTCACCGCCGTACGACGTCGTCGTACGCCCCGACGGCCTCTTCCACTTGCAGTCCAACGACCCGCACAACATCGTCCGCCTGATCCTCCCCCAGGCGACCACCCCCGCCGCCCGCAACGAACAGGCCGCCGCGACCCTGCGCCGCTGGCTCGCCGACGGCGTCCTCACCGCCGACCCGGTGCCGGGCCTGTACGTGTACGAGCAGCGCGACGGCGCCGGCCTGCTGCAACGCGGCATCATCGGCGCCCTGCGCGTCTCGGACCCCGCGGACCAGGTGGTGCTGCCCCACGAGGACGTCATGCCGCACGTCGTCGCCGACCGCGCCGCCCTGATGCGCGCCACCTCCGCGAACCTGGAGCCCCTGCTCCTGACCTACCGCGGCAACGGCACCGCCGCCGACACCACCGCCGTGGTCGAACGTACGGCCGAGCAGGAACCGCTCCTCTCCACCACCACCGAGGACGGCTACAGCCACCGCCTGTGGTCCGTCACCGACCCCGCGGACCTGGCCCGCATCCAGTCCGACCTCGCCCACCACCAGGCCCTCATCGCCGACGGCCACCACCGCTGGGCGACGTACCGCCGCCTCCGCGCCGAGCACCCGTCCCCCAGCCCCTGGGACTACGGCCTCGTCCTCCTGGTCGACACGGCCCGCTATCCGCTGCGCGTCCGCGCCATCCACCGCCTCCTGCACGGCCTGCCGGTGGCGGACGCCCTGGCCTCGCTCGACGGCCTGTTCCGCGTACGACGCCTGGACGTCCCTCTCTCCGAGGCCCTCGATGTGCTGGCCGACGCCGCCTGCGCGGGCAACGCCTTCCTCCTCGCCGGCGACGGCGCCTTCCACCTCATGGACCGCCCGGACCCGCGCCTCCTCGCCCGCACGATCCCCACCGACCGCCCGGCGGCCTGGCGCACCCTGGACGCGACGGTCCTGCACGCCACGCTTCTCGCCCACATCTGGCGCGTCCCCGAGGACGACCCCACCCGCATCGCCTACATCCACGACACGGCCGCCACGGTCCGCAAGGCGGAACGCGACGGCGGTACGGCCGTCCTCATGCACCCGGTCCGCGAGGAGGTCGTCCGTGACCTGGCCCGCCAGGGCGTCACGATGCCCCGCAAGTCGACGTCCTTCGGCCCGAAGCCGGCGTCGGGCCTGGTCCTGCGCGCGCTGGAGCTCTGA
- a CDS encoding ABC transporter ATP-binding protein: MSAADRIDRTLNNRRSTVNRLSAEDVTLAYDQRVIAEQLSVEIPDHSFTVIVGPNACGKSTLLRALSRMLKPSQGRVLLDGQVIQSMPAKKVARTLGLLPQSSIAPDGITVGDLVGRGRYPHQGLLRQWSTEDERVVQESMAQTGVAELADRYVDELSGGQRQRVWIAMALAQQTPLLLLDEPTTYLDIQHQIDVLDLCAELHEEQGRTLVAVLHDLNHAARYATHLIALKDGSVIAEGAPNDIVTAELVEEVFGLRCQVIDDPETGTPLVVPAARKARARDEARVGAKEAS; this comes from the coding sequence ATGAGCGCCGCCGACCGCATCGACCGCACCCTGAACAATCGAAGGAGCACCGTGAACCGCCTCTCCGCCGAGGACGTCACCCTCGCCTACGACCAGCGCGTCATCGCCGAGCAGCTGTCGGTGGAGATCCCCGACCACTCCTTCACGGTGATCGTCGGCCCGAACGCGTGCGGCAAGTCCACGCTGCTGCGGGCGCTGTCGCGGATGCTGAAGCCGAGTCAGGGCCGGGTGCTGCTCGACGGGCAGGTCATCCAGTCGATGCCCGCCAAGAAGGTCGCGCGGACCCTGGGGCTGCTGCCGCAGTCGTCGATCGCGCCGGACGGGATCACCGTCGGCGACCTGGTCGGCCGCGGCCGGTACCCGCACCAGGGGCTGCTGCGCCAGTGGTCGACCGAGGACGAGAGGGTCGTCCAGGAGTCGATGGCACAGACCGGCGTCGCCGAACTCGCCGACCGGTACGTGGACGAGCTCTCCGGAGGCCAGCGGCAGCGTGTGTGGATCGCGATGGCGCTCGCCCAGCAGACGCCGCTGCTGCTCCTCGACGAGCCGACGACCTATCTGGACATCCAGCACCAGATCGACGTCCTGGACCTGTGTGCCGAGCTGCACGAGGAGCAGGGGCGCACGCTGGTGGCCGTGCTGCACGACCTCAACCACGCCGCGCGCTACGCCACCCACCTGATCGCCCTCAAGGACGGCAGCGTCATCGCCGAGGGCGCGCCGAACGACATCGTCACGGCCGAGCTGGTCGAGGAGGTCTTCGGGCTGCGCTGCCAGGTGATCGACGATCCGGAGACGGGGACGCCGCTGGTGGTGCCGGCGGCGCGGAAGGCACGTGCGCGGGACGAGGCGCGCGTGGGGGCTAAAGAAGCTTCCTGA
- a CDS encoding tetratricopeptide repeat protein yields the protein MPIPEDVTGDEIDGDVRQELLSLPKTLAEDVAKNLVMVARLIDEDPERAYAYSKIALRLASRVAAVREAAGFAAYANQKYSEALAEFRAARRMTGSAELWPVMADCERGLGRPEKALDMAGAPEVNKLDKAGQVEMRLVAAGARRDMGQLDAAIVTLQSPELAASSVQPWTARLRYAYADALLAAGREGEAREWFAKAVESDKDGSTDASDRLAELDGVEFVDAIDENEHEHESENEGGSEVRSGGDVEVVEVVEVEDDEDVPSEDDDKD from the coding sequence CTGCCGATCCCGGAGGATGTCACGGGCGACGAGATCGACGGCGACGTACGTCAGGAGCTGCTGAGCCTGCCGAAGACGCTCGCGGAAGACGTCGCCAAGAACCTGGTGATGGTCGCGCGGCTCATCGACGAGGACCCCGAGCGCGCGTACGCGTACTCCAAGATCGCTCTGCGGCTTGCGTCGCGCGTCGCCGCCGTACGTGAGGCGGCCGGATTCGCGGCGTACGCCAACCAGAAGTACTCCGAGGCGTTGGCCGAGTTCCGGGCCGCGCGGCGGATGACCGGCAGCGCGGAGCTGTGGCCCGTCATGGCCGACTGTGAGCGTGGGCTCGGGCGGCCGGAGAAGGCGCTGGACATGGCCGGGGCGCCCGAGGTGAACAAGCTGGACAAGGCCGGGCAGGTCGAGATGCGGCTCGTCGCGGCCGGGGCCCGGCGTGACATGGGGCAGCTGGACGCGGCCATCGTGACGTTGCAGAGCCCCGAACTGGCCGCAAGCTCGGTGCAGCCGTGGACCGCGCGCCTGCGGTACGCCTACGCCGACGCGCTGCTCGCCGCTGGGCGTGAGGGCGAGGCGCGGGAGTGGTTCGCCAAGGCCGTGGAGTCCGACAAGGACGGCAGCACGGACGCATCGGACCGGCTCGCCGAGTTGGACGGTGTCGAGTTCGTCGACGCCATCGACGAGAACGAGCACGAGCACGAGAGCGAGAACGAGGGCGGCAGCGAGGTCCGCAGTGGCGGTGACGTCGAGGTCGTCGAGGTCGTCGAGGTTGAGGACGACGAAGACGTCCCCTCGGAGGACGACGACAAGGACTGA